The genomic interval AACAGAAATACAATATATTAACTTTATCGTAGGGATTTTTAAATACATTTCGTATAATCACGAAATATATTTCATATATTTGCGAAATATAAAAATAAAAAAATGAGTACAGTCATTAAAATTTTGGGAATGGGTTGTTGCAACTGCAAAAACCTTGAAAAGGCCACACGGAACGCAGTAGCCGAACTAGATATCGATGCGGATATTGAAAAGGTAGAAGATATTCAAAAAATTATGGGATACGGTGTCATGAGCACACCGGCCTTGGTAATTAACGAAAAAGTGGCTTTATATGGCCGGGTTCCCAGTGTACCTGAATTAAAGGATATTATTAAAAAATTTATATCATGACTAAGGAAAGCATGGCTTTTGCACAGGAAGATGAAATGATTGCCCGGTTTGCAAAAGCGCTTAGCCATCCTGCACGGGTATATATTATGCGTGAAC from Bacteroidota bacterium carries:
- a CDS encoding thioredoxin family protein, which encodes MSTVIKILGMGCCNCKNLEKATRNAVAELDIDADIEKVEDIQKIMGYGVMSTPALVINEKVALYGRVPSVPELKDIIKKFIS